Genomic window (Bradyrhizobium sp. 186):
CTCGTCTGCTTCGTCATCTCCGGCATGATGTGCGGCCTCGCCGGCGCGCTGCTCGCCAACAACACCGATTTCATCAGCCCGGCCGTGATGTACTGGACCCGCTCCGGCGACCTCATGGTGATGGTGATCCTCGGCGGCATGGGTGCGCTGTTCGGCCCCGTCATGGGCGCGGTGGTCTATCTGCTGCTGGAAGAGTTTTTGTCGCAGATCACCGAATACTGGGCGCTGATCATGGGTCCGCTGCTGCTGTTGATCGTGCTGTTTGGCCGCGGCGGCATCATGGGCCTGCTCGGGAGGCTCAACCGTGGCTGAACCGCTGCTCCACGTCGAAAAGCTGGTGCGCCGCTTTGGCGGCATCATTGCGACGGATAACGTCTCGCTCGATGTCGCGGCCGGCGAGCTGCACGCCATCATCGGCCCGAACGGCGCCGGCAAGACCACGCTGATCAGCCAGCTCACCGGGCATCTCGAGCCACACGCCGGCAGCGTCTCGCTCGGCGGCCGCGATATCACTCATCTGCCGGCCTATCGCCGCTGCGCGCTGGGCCTCGCCCGCTCGTTCCAGATCACCTCGCTGCTGCTCGACTTCACTGCCGCCGACAATGTCGCACTCGCGGCGCAGGCGCATGCTGGCCACTCGTTCCGCTTCTTCGCCAATGCGCGCAAGGAAAAGGGCTTGCGCGATGCGGCGCATGCCGCGCTCGACCGTGTCGGGCTGTTGCATCGCGCCGACGTCGTGGTGTCCCGGCTCAGTCACGGCGAACGGCGCGAGCTCGAGCTTGCGGTTGCGCTCGCGAGCAAGCCAAAGCTGCTGCTGCTGGACGAGCCGATGGCGGGGCTGGGCGTCACCGAATCCCAGCGCATGGTGAAGCTGCTTCAGGAGCTGCGGAAGGAAGTCTCGATCGTGCTGGTCGAGCACGACATGCCGGCAGTGTTCGCGCTCGCCGACCGCATCACGGTGCTGGTCTATGGCCGCGTCATCGCCTCCGGCGATCCGGCCGCGATCCGCGGCAACGACGAGGTCAAGCGCGCTTATCTCGGCGACCAGCATGTGGTGACGCACCATGGCTGACACGCTGCTCGACGTCGACGGTATCGAGACCTGCTACGGCCTCTCCCAGGTGCTGTTCGGCTTGTCCCTGTCGATCAAGCCCGGCGAGATGGTCTCGCTGATGGGTCGCAACGGCATGGGCAAGACCACCACCATCCGCTCCATCATGGGCCTGACGCCGGCGCGCGCAGGCAGCATCCGCTTTGCGGGCTCGGAGGTACGGACGCAGCCGTCCTACAGAATCGCAAAACTCGGCGTCGGCTTAGTGCCTGAGGGGCGCCAGATCTTCCCGAACCTCACCGTGCGCGAAAACCTGGTCGCGGCCGCCGCCGATCGTTTTAACAGCGCCAACCCGTGGACGCTGGCCGCGATCTACTCGCTGTTTCCGCGGCTTGCCGAACGCGCCTCGAACATGGGCAACCAGCTCTCCGGCGGCGAGCAGCAGATGCTCGCGATCGGCCGTGCGCTGATGACCAATCCGAAGCTGCTGATTTTGGACGAAGCGACCGAGGGCCTGGCGCCGCTGATCCGCGAAGAGATCTGGAACTGCCTGTCGATGCTGAAGAGCCGCGGCCAGTCGATTCTCGTCGTCGACAAGAATGTCGACCACCTCGCCCGCATCTGCGACCGCCACACCATCATCGAGCGCGGCAAGACGGTGTGGAGCGGCACCTCGCACCAGCTGATGGCCGAGCCGGATTTGCAGCACAAATATCTGGGGATTTAGGTTTCGGCTGGAGTGTGCGGCATGACCATGCCGCTTGCTCGGTGTTGTCCTGGCGAAAGCCAGGACCCATACCGCGGAATCTATCGATTTTGAGCGGTGCGAGTCCCGGGCGACCAGTTTTCGCCAACTCCTCCCTGGGGTAATGGGTCCTGGCTTTCGCCAGGACGACCTCGGGGAGAGAACGTCCCGTCTCAATTACCAATAAATCCCATGGCGGTGCAACTCGCGGATCACGCGCGCCTCGGTGGATGCCTGGTGGCGCTTCGGCTTGGCCGTTTCGGTCGTGCTGGCAACCGGCGCGGCGGTCGATTGAGAAGGGGCCGTCGCTGTTGCGGTCGGCACCGTTGCTGCCTGGGGCGTCGAGGCCGGCGTGGTGGTCGCCGTCTTGACATTCGCCGGCTGCGTCACCGCGGGCGCCTGCGTCGCCGTCGGTGCGACCGTTGCCGTTGTAGCGGGCTGCTCGGTTGCCTGTTGGCTTGCGTTGCTGGCCGCCAGGCTCAGGCTCCGCGGACCACGGGCATAGGCTTGGGTTGCGAGCAGCGACATCGTCGCGATCAGGATCAGCTTGCGCATGGAAATCCCCGTTATCTGGTCAATCCGTCTTACCTAATTTACACCCGCCGGCGGCTAGCGCGACAGGCGATGCGCGCCGATCTCGATCAGGGTGGCGCGGCAGGAGAGGCGATAGATCAGGCTGAATAATTGATCCCACATGACCGAACTCCACTGTTGATCATGGGTCCGAAGGTTAACCCCGGTGTCTTTCCGGCGGTTTTCGACGAGTGAGGAAAATGGCTTCGTCGGACCGAGATGTGATGTCGTCGGAACAGGCGGGACGAAGTCGCCTCACGGAGGTGTGAGAGGTAGGTACTGTCATTCCGGCGCGATGCGCTAGCCCGACTTCGCGGATTCGCGCTCGAAATCGCGGATTTTGAGATTTTTTGCTCGGCTAAGTGATTGATTTGCAAGGAGCGAGGTCGTCGGATTCGGCCGAAAATGGCTGTAGTGAAGACCTACCCGATTCCCAAGGGCGGGATGATGCGGATAGATTCTGCGCGTCATGTTCCTGCGACGCACCGAGCGAAAGAAGAACGGCAAGGCGCACCATTACTGGAACGTCGTCGAGAGCAAGCGGCTCGACGACGGACGCGTGGTACAGCGGCATGTGCTGTATCTCGGCGAGATCAACTCTTCGCAGGCGGCGGCCTGGCGCAAGGCGATCGAGGTGTTCGACGAGGATGCCGGCCGCCCGCGGACACTGGCGCTATTCCCGGAGGATCGATGCGATGCGGTCGCAGGCGATGCGTCTGTCGTTCAGCTTCGCCTGTCCGAGATGCAGCTTCGTCGCCCACGCCAATGGGGCGCGTGCTGGCTGGCCGGGCAGTTGTGGCAGGAACTTCAGCTTGATCGGTTCTGGGCCGATCGGTTGCCCCCGAGCCGCAAGAAGACGAGGTGGGATCAAATCCTGCAAGTGCTCGCGACCTATCGGCTGATCGCGCCGGGCAGCGAATGGCGGCTACATCGGCAATGGTTCGGCAACAGCGCGATGGCCGATCTCTTGGGGACTGACTTCGGCCTGGCTGAAGAGCACAAGCTCTATGCCTGCCATGACCTGTTGCTCGAGCATAAGGAGGCGCTGTTCTCGCATCTGGTCGGGCGTTGGCGCGATCTGTTCAACGCCGACTTCGACGTGCTGCTGTACGATCTGACCAGCACCTACTTCGAGGTCAACGCCTCGGACTTGCCGCAAGGCAGCAAGCGCCGCCACGGCTACAGCCGCGACAAGCGGCCGGACTGCCCGCAAGTCGTGATCGCGCTGGTGGTGACGCCGGACGGCTTGCCGCTGGCTTACGAGGTGCTGCCCGGCAACACCGCCGACAGCAAGACGCTGCGGATGTTCCTGGGCAAGATCGAACTGCAATATGGCAAGGCGCGGCGGGTCTGGGTGATGGATCGCGGCGTGCCGACCGAGGCGGTGCTGGCCGAGATGCGCAACAGCGATCCGCCGGTGCAGTATCTGGTGGGAACGCCGAAGGGACGCCTGAACCGGCTGGAGAAGCACCTGCTGCAAAAGCCATGGCAGGAGGCGCGGGAGGGCGTGAAGGTGAAGCTGTTGGCCGAGGACGGCGAGCTTTATGTCTTCGCGCAAAGCGCCGATCGGGTCACCAAGGAACGCGCGATGCGGCGGCGGCAGTTGAAGTGGCTGTGGAGGCGGCTCCGGCAAATCGACGCGATGGAGGTCACGCGCGAAGAGCTGCTGATGAAACTCGGCGGCGCGCGTTCGAAGGCGCCGGCCGCCTGGCGTCTGGTTGATATCGAGATCGACAAGGAGCGCCCGAGCTTCACCTTCGCGCTCAATCGCAAGAAGCTGCGAACGACACGGCGGCGCGAAGGCCGCTACCTGCTGCGCACCAATCTCAGCGACAACGATCCCGCCCAACTATGGCAATACTACACCCAGCTCGTCGCCGTCGAAGAGGCCTTCCGCAATCTCAAAGGCGACCTGGCGATCCGTCCGGTCTTCCATCAGGACGAGAAGCGGATCGAAGCCCACATCTTCATCGCCTTCCTGGCCTACTGCATGCAGATCACGCTGACCCGTCGCCTTCATGCGCTGGCGCCCGGGCTGACCGCGCGCAGCGCGCTCGAAAAGTTCGCCGCCGTCCAGATGATCGACGTCCATCTGCCGACCACCGACGGGCGCGAGATCCTGCTCACTCGCTATACCCACCCAGAACCCGAACTGCAGCTCCTGATCGACCGGCTGAAACTCCGCCTGCCACCGCAGCCGCCGCCCAGGATCACCACAGCCGCCGTCACCCAAGCCAACCGCCGTAGTGAAGACCTTTTGACATAAGCCTTTGATTTACAACGACCGGGTATCTTCAAAACCCGCCAATCCGCGAAGACGGGCTAGCCCGAACTTCCCCTTGAGTAGCGACGTAAGCATTTGAGCTGGCGTGTAATTCCAGCGGGCGTGACGGCGCGTCTGCCTACATTATGGGGCGATAGGAATGCCGAGCCGATTGAAGACGTCTTGTTGTAGTGGGGTTGGACTTGTGAGCATAGCGGCCGGGGCGTCCTGACCGATGCGAACGATGTTGCGTGTGAGCGTGGCGAGATCCTGCAACAGCGTTCGAAAGCTGTGCACGGGCCGGCCATCGTGGGTGTGCTTGCGATTAGCCTTGGTTCTGGCCGCGGCCGAGACTCTGGCCTTGGCGACGGGCGAGACGCGCGCGGCGTCGGCGGCCTCGCGGTCGTGATCGTCGAACAGGATCGGGGCCAGCGCGCGGCGCATGTGCCAGACGATGTAATAAGCGAGCATGCAGAGGAAGACGTGGGCGCGCACGCGGCCAGCGAGGCGATGGTGGATCGGGCGCACCTCCAGTTCGACGGTCTTGATGGTGCGGAAGGCGCGTTCGACCTGGGCCAGGCTCTTGTAGGCACGCACCGTGGCGGCGGTGTCGAGGTTCTCGGCCGGCACGTTGGTCCGTAGCACATAGAAGCCGTCGAGCGACGCTTCGTTGGCGATGGCATCCTCGATCCGACTGAAGTCGAACGAAGTGTCGGTGATGGCGAGGTGGAAGTGCTTGGCCATCTTACGCTTGCCCAGCACGGCGCCGACCTTCAGACCGATCTCATCCTCGCCGCGCAAGGGGTTGCGCTGACGCTGCACGGCGGCCTTGACGCGGGCGAGATCCTTCTCGGTCGCCGCCAGCAACTCGCCGCGCTTGCGCCGACGCTCGTCGGCCAGATCCGGGTTGCGGCACACGATCAGGCGCTCGCCGGGGAAGTCGGGGGACGTGATCTCGGCCATATCGCGATCGTCGAACAGCGACAATTGCAGCGGGCCGCCGTCCTCGGCGAGCTTGCGGATCGCCGGCGCCCGCAGAGCGGTGATCCAATCGAGCCCGGCCGGCATCAGATCGGCTTCGATACGGGCGCTGGTGATCATGCCGCGATCGCCGACCAGTACCACACGCGACAGCTTGAAGCGGGCCTTCAGTTTGTCGACTTGCGCGGCCAGCGTGCTCGGGTCGGCGGTGTTACCTTCGAACACCTCCACCGCCACCGGGCAGCCGTCGGCGGCGCACAGCAAGCCGAACACGATCTGCAGCTTGTCGGAACGACCGTCGCGGCTGTAACCATGCCGCGCCAATTCGCAATGTCGCCCCTCCAGATAGCTGGAGGTGAGATCGTAGAGCACCAGCGAGCCGTCATGCAGATGGCGCTTGGCGAGCGTCGCCTCGATCCCCGGTTGGGCCGTGCCGAGCAGGTCGAGCGCTTCGTAAAGCTCGTCCTCGTCGACGGCGCTGAGATCGAGCAGTTCGCCCAGCGAATGCGCCGCCGTCGCCTCGCTGAGCTGGCGCGCCGTGGCCAGCTTGGCGGCCGGTTCGATCACCCGTGCCACGATCAAGGCCAAAGCCAGCCTGGCCAACCGTCTGGGCTTGTCCGGGACAAGGCGATGCAGTCCGAGCTGGCGCGCCATGCCGAGCACCGCGGCCACGTGGCCGTGCGGCAGCGAGCGCTCGATCCGCAGTTGCTCGGCCGGCGAGACCAGCTCCTCGCCTTTCAGGACGCGGCGCAGCGCATCGATCTTCTCATCCGGTCAATGCGACAGGTTGGCCAGCGTGCGCGACTTGATCTTGTCGCCCTCGCGATAGCTCTCGCGCAACAGGATCGCGGGCGGTGAGTTGCGGTTGGGAATGCGGGCGACGAACATGCCGGAATCGAATCACGGAAACCTGCCATTCGCAAGCCAAAAATCATCATTTACATGCCTACAAAATCAGCCCGATCCAAACTTCTCAAATCCTCTCAACGCTCTAACAAAAATCCCGAGGGGAAGTTCGGGCTAGCATCGCACCCGGAATCTCGAGGTTTCGGGATCGGTCCTTCGGACCGCCCCGGAACGACGAAGCCGGGGCTAAAACATCTCGAAATATTCGCGATGTTCCCAGTCGGTCACCTCGGCGAGAAAGCGGTCGATTTCGGCATTCTTGATGTGGGTGTAGTAGTCGACGAACTCTCCACCGAGCTTTTCGCGGAAGAATGGGTCGTCCTTTAGCGCGGCGACGGCGTCGCGCAGGGACTTCGGCAATAGCGGCGCCTTGGTTTCGTAGGGCGTGTCGGCAGACGGACCGGGTTCGAGCTTGCGGTCGGCGCCGTCGAGGCCGCTCAGGATTTGCGAGGCCATGTAGAGATAGGGATTGGCGGCGGGTTCGCCGACGCGGTTTTCCAGGCGCGTGGCGGCGTCGCCGGCGGCCCCGAGCACGCGGATCATCACGCCGCGATTGTCGCGGCCCCAGATCGCGCGGTCCGGCGCGAGCGAATAGGAGCGGTAGCGCTTGTAGCCGTTGATGGTCGGCGTGGTGAACACGGTTGCCGCGCGGGCATGGCCGAGCAGCCCCGCGAGATAGGCGCGGCCGAATGCGCTGAGCGGCTCGCCGCCCGCCTTTGCCATGAACAGGTTCTCCCCGCTCGCGCGCGAGACGATCGACTGGTGCAGGTGCCAGCCGCTCGCGAACAGGTGTGGCAGTTTCGGCCGGCACATGAAGGTGGCGTGATAGCCGTGGCGATGCGCGATCTGCTTCACCGCTGACCGAAACAGCACCATGTTGTCGGCAGGCTCCATCCCCGTCTTCGGCTGGAAGGTGAACTCGCACTGGCTCGGCCCGAACTCAACCTCGACAGAGCGCAGGGGAAGGCCCAGCGCGACGATGTCGCGCCGTAAAATCTCCAGCACCGGCTCCATCTGGTCGAAGCGCTGCTCGGTGAGATATTGATAGCCGTGGCTGAGCAGGCTCACCGACGGCGGCGTGCCGGGTTGGCCGGCGTCCTCCGCGCGCATATGCGGATCGTCGAGCTTGAAGATGTGGAATTCGACCTCGAGCCCCGCGACGAAATCGCAGCCGCGGCTGCCGAGCTCATCGAGCACCTTGCGATAGAGCCCGCGGGTCGCGAACGGCACGGGGCGGCCGTCGCTGAAATAGAGATCGCACAGCACCCAGCCCGTCGCCGGCGCCCATGGCAGCACGCGGAACGTGGTGGGATCGGCGACCATCAGTACGTCGGCCGCGCCCTCCATCTCCTTCATGCCGAAGCCGCCGCCGGCGGTGAACACCGGGAACACCGTGCGGTGCGAGGTGTCCTTGGCGAGCATGGTCGTGGTGATCGAGCAGCCGCTCTCCAGCGAGGCAACCGCCTCGGAGGCGATGATGGTCTTGCCGCGCAAGATGCCGTGCTGGTCCGGGAAGGCGAGGCGGACGACTTCGAGGCTCTTCTCTTCGACGATACGGCGCAACCGCGTCGCGGCGTCCTTCTGCTCATCCGACCACAGCGCATGACGCGCGACGAAACTCACTTTGATCGCTCCTTGCTACCTGTCATTCCGGGGCGCCCGAAGGGAGAACCCGGAATCTCGAGATTCCGGATTCGATGCTATCGCATCGCCCCGGAATGACGGTGCCTCAAATCACTCCGCCGCCGTTAGCCGATGCACATTGTCCGCGATCTCCTTCGGCACCGGTGCGGTCCAGGGCGCGCCGCGGCGGCGCTTGACGTCGACTTCCATCCAGTAGGTCTCCCAGCCCCGCGTCGGCCCGATGCCGTCCATGGTCGCCGGTCCCTGGATGCTGCGTGCGGTGCTCTCGTCGAGATGCAGCATTGGCTTCTCGCCGCCCGAAACCTTCTCGATTTCCTGCCGCAGCAGCCGGCGATATTGCACGATCGCCTTGTCGCTCTGGCCGAGATGCTCCTTGGTGCGATCCTGGATCGCGCCCATGGATTCCACCGCCCACTGGTCGTGGACGTTGATGTCATTGCCCATGCCGGTGTAGGTCGCGGTCGCCTGCTCGTGCGGATCGAAACCGTAATCGTTGCTACTGTTCTTGCGCGAGGTGTAGTCGGGCAGCTCATAGAGCTCGAGCCGCTGGTCGCGCATCTTCTGCTTGTCGACCGGGTTCGCGTAGCTGGTGAAGATCGCGTACCAATAGCAGTTCTCGTCGTCGACCGGCACATGCCACTGCGTGATCGTCATCTCCGTGCTCATGGGAATGACGAAGCCGTGCGGGAAGAGCTGGTTGGTCACGCGCACATGGGTGCGCTCCTCGTCGATCTCGCGCAGCGCGATCAGCCGCAGGCCGTATTCGGTGTGCTCGACATTGATGATCGGCCGGTCGAATTCGCGCAGGATCTTGGTCATCGGCAGGTCAGAGCCGGCAGAGGCGCCGCGGAACTGCTTGCCGTAGGCGGTGGACGTGTCCTCGTCCTCGAAGAAGCGATGCAGGTAAGACGCATGTGCGGGATCGATGCCGACTTCGAGCGCCTGGAGCCAGTTGCAGGCCATGTGGCCCTTGAACGCGAAGGTGTGGGTGCCGGGCGCGATGAAGCAGTCGATCTCCGGAAAGGCCGGCGGCTCACCCTCGCCCAGATAGGCCCAGAGGATGCCGCTCTTCTCCACCACGGGATAGGCGCGTTGCCGGACGTTCTGGCAGAGTTTTGAATCCTTCGGCTCGGCCGGGGTTTCGGTGCACTGGCCGGTCGCGTCGAACAGCCAGCCATGGAATGCGCAGCGCAGGCCGCCATGTTCGAGCCGTCCGAAGGCGAGGTCGGCGCCGCGATGCGCGCAGTGGCGGTCGATCAGGCCGTAGCGTCCCGTCTCGTCGCGGAATAGCACCAAATTCTCGCCGAGCAGCTTAACGGGTCGGATCGGCCGCGCGCCCTCGAGCTCATCGACCAGCGCCGCCGGCTGCCAGTAGCTCCGCATCAGCTTCCCGCAGGGGTCCTTCGGCCCGGTGCGGGTGATCTGGTCGTTCTGCTCCTGGCTCATCATGGCGGTCGCGTCCTTTTCTGGAGGGGCGTTTTGTTCGCCTATTGAACTAATGGGCGAATTATGACATGTCTCGATCCGGCAACAAGCACTATTTTGCAGGAATAACCCGAGGCCCATGCCCAAGCTGAAGCGGAGCGAGAGCGAGGAACGCGCGACGGATTTCGTCGAGAGCCTCGATCGCGGCCTGCGTCTGCTGCAATGCTTCGGCGCGACCGCCGGCCCGATGACGCTGAGCGATCTCGCCCGGGCCGCGGATCTTCCCCGTGCCACCGCGCGGCGCATGCTGTTCACGCTCCAGCGTGGCGGCTTCGTCGCCGGCGACGGAAAGCTGTTCTCCCTGACGCCGCATGTGCTGACGCTCGCTGCGTCCTACCTGCGCTCCAGCCAGCTCGTCGCCGTGCTTCAGCCGGTGCTCGATTGCGTCGCCACCGCGGCGCAGGAAATCTCCTCGCTCGCGGTGCTCGACGGCGATGACGTCGTGTTCATCGCCCGCGGCGGCCCGGCGCGCGTGTTCTCGGGCGGGCTCGACATCGGCTACCGCCTGCCGGCCTTCTGCACGTCCGTCGGCCGCGCCATGCTCGGCCAGCTCGATGATGCCGAGCTGGCCGCGCGCCTGAAGGCGATGAAGCGCGAAGCGTTGACGCCGCAGACGGTGACCGATCCGAAGGCGCTGCTCGCGCGCATCACAGCCGACCGCGCGCAGAGCTATTCGCTGGTCGACCGCGAAGCTGAGCCACACTTCCGCTCGATCTCCGTTCCCGTACGGCGCTATGATGATGTGATCGTCGCCGCCATCAACATGGGTGCCCACGTCGACCGCGTGCCGGCCAAGGAGTTGATCGAGCGATTCCTGCCGCTGTTGCGCGAAGGTGCGGAGTCGGTGCGCTCGCAGCTTTTGTAGCTGAGGCCAGGAGAGCAAAAAGCCCTCGCTCGTCCTGCCTGGCAGGCTATAATGCGCACGGCAAAAAAGAGAACAGGGAGGACACCATGCACCATACCATGGTTCCCAGTGATCGCGTGGAGCATGTCGCCGTCTACGGGCGCGACGGCACCAAGCTCGGCACGATCGAGCGATTGATGCTCGACAAGGTGAGTGGAACGGTCGCCTATGCCGTGATCAAGACCGGCGGGCTGCTCGGCACCCACCATCATTACCCTCTGCAGTGGAGCGCACTGAGATATGATCCAGGACGTCAGGTCTTCCAGGTCGAGCTGACGCCGGAGCAACTGAGCAGCGGCCCCTGCGAGGTCGATGGCGATGAATTCGACTGGGGTGACCGCTCGCGGCCTTACCCGCATCCGAATTACTGGTCGATCTAGTCGCGTCGCAAGTCTCATAGTCCGGGTCAGCGAAGCGGTACCCGGAACGTCACACGTCGGCCTTGATCGACGCTTTCACGGCCGGTTGCGCATCCAGTCGGCGAGGCCGGACAGCGCCTTGTCGAGGTCTTGTCGCGCGGCCGCGTCGGCCACCGTCTCCTCCAGCGCGCCGCGCATGCAGAGCAGCCACGCATCGCGCTCGGCATCGCCGATGGCAAAGCCGAAATGCCGCTGGCGCAGCCGCGGATGGCCCTTCTCGACCGAATAGAGTTTTGGGCCGCCGGTCCATTCGGTGAGATAGCGCTTCAGCACGTCCTTGATCGCGCCGAGATCGGCTTCATGCATCACGCGGATGGCGCGCGCCTCGGCAAGCGTGTCCATCCGTTCATAGAAGCGCTCGACCAGGCAGTCGATCGTGGCACTGCCTCCGATCCGCTCGAATATGGAAACCGCAACGCCGCTCTCGCTCATCCCGCGTCCCGGCCTACAGCGCCACGCTGCGCAGCCCGAAGCTGCGGGCTTCATTTTGCAGCACCGGCCGCACCGCGTCGATCAGCCGGGCGGCCGCTGCGTCGACCGAGAGCCCCGCGGTATCCACCACCGCGGTCGCGCGCGCATACAGTGGCTCGCGGCTGAGCAGAATGTTGCGCAGTTCCATCATAGCGGAGCGATCGTCGGCCATCGGGCGAAGGTCGCCCTGACGGCGAACGCGGGCCATGTGCTCCTCGGGCTCGGCCTTCAGCCAGATCGTGTAGAACGACGACAGGATCTGGTCGAAGGTGAGCGGCTCGGAGACGATACCGCCGCCGGTCGCCAGCACCATCAGCTCGTTGCGCGCGAGCAATTGTTGCAGCGCCGCCTGCTCCATGCGGCGAAAGCCTTCCTGGCCATAGAGCGCGATGATCTCGGCGACCGAGAGCCCGTTCTGCTGCTCAACCTCCTTGTTGAGCTCGACAAAGCTCCAGCCGACCTTTTTCGCCAGGACCTTGCCGAGCGTGGATTTGCCGGCGCCGCGCAGGCCGATCAGCGCGATGCCGCAGAACGGCGCGCGCCGCGGCGCGGATGCGCTGCCGCCGGCGAGCAAATCCTTGGCCTGCGCGATCTGGCTCGGCGTCGCCTTGCGCAGCAGGTCGCGAAACATTTGCCAGTCCGGCGTCGGATCGGCGCTGGGCAGCAAATCTTCCAGATGCGCGCCCATCGCGTCCGATACCCGGCGCAGCAGCACGATCGAGACATTGCCCTTGCCGCTCTCGAGCTGCGCGATGTAGCGCTCCGAAATTCCTGATACCTTGGCGAGCACCTTTCGCGACATGCCGCGCAGCGCCCGCATGGTGCGCACACGCTGGCCGAGCTGTTCGAGGAAGCGGGATTCGGCGTCGGGACTGTCGGTCATGGACTACGGATCATGGGCCTTCTTTAGCGGGTGTCCCGCGGCGCGTTTTAATGAAACATAGTGCCTGCTGGCATTGACAGCAAGCCGCCGCAGTGTCTTTCTATGAATTATAATTCTAAATTCAGGAGGGGAAGTCCGTGGGCGAGGGATCCTACAATGCGGTGACCTGGCTGCTCGACCGTAACGTCGAGGAGGGCCGCGGCAACAAGCTCGTTTTCGACGACACCGTCTCGCGGCTCACCTATGGCGAGCTCCAGCGCGATAGCCGGCGCGCCGCCAACATGCTGCGCCGTCTCGGTGTCCGCCGCGAGGAGCGCGTGGCGATGATCATGCTGGATACGGTCGATTTCCCCATCGTGTTTTTGGGTGCGATCCGCGCCGGCATTCTGCCGGTGCCGCTCAACACGCTGCTGACCGCGGACCAATACGCCTACATCCTCGCTGACTGCCGCGCGCGCGTGCTGTTCGTCTCTGAGGCGCTCT
Coding sequences:
- a CDS encoding helix-turn-helix transcriptional regulator, which gives rise to MTDSPDAESRFLEQLGQRVRTMRALRGMSRKVLAKVSGISERYIAQLESGKGNVSIVLLRRVSDAMGAHLEDLLPSADPTPDWQMFRDLLRKATPSQIAQAKDLLAGGSASAPRRAPFCGIALIGLRGAGKSTLGKVLAKKVGWSFVELNKEVEQQNGLSVAEIIALYGQEGFRRMEQAALQQLLARNELMVLATGGGIVSEPLTFDQILSSFYTIWLKAEPEEHMARVRRQGDLRPMADDRSAMMELRNILLSREPLYARATAVVDTAGLSVDAAAARLIDAVRPVLQNEARSFGLRSVAL